Below is a genomic region from Anaerolineae bacterium.
AGAATCCCGGGTCTCCAGCCACTGCTCCCCGTCGTCCCCCTGCACGGTGAAATCGCGCACAAACCGCCCCTGAAAGTCGTTGTAATCGGCGCCGGCAATCCATAGGCGGGCGCCGCCCACCCGGATCAGCGCGGCGCGATTGGTCAGCAAATGCGCGCCGGCGCCGTAGATCCCATCCGCAAACAGGTTGTTGAAATCGCCGTAGCGGCTGATGTCGGCATTGCCGCGACTGGCCCAGATGCCCAGCGGCGGATTCCCCAGTTGGGTAAGCCATGCGCGCACTTGCTCCATCCAGCGCGCCTGCACGTCGTACAGCACGGTGTGCTGGATGAAGTCGCCGCTGATAAGGATGAGATCCGGCGACAGCTCCCGCACCCGTTCGGCGGTCTCCGCCTCCCGCCGGCCAATGCCTGTCATGTGCATATCGGACAACAGCACGATGCGCAGGCCGTTCAGCTCGGGCGGCAGGCCGGCGATCGGCACCCGCACCTCCTCCACCACCAGGCGATAAGGTTCCACCCATACCGCCTGAACGGCCAGGGCCGCCAACACCGCCCAGGCCAGCAGGATGAGCAGGCCGAGGAGCACCCGCCGGCGCAGATCCCGCCCTCTATTCGTCATGGGGCGTCCTCTCCGCACACGGCCAGCGGTAGATGCTCAGCAAGCCGGCCCCCGCCCGTTCCAGGACATAGGCCGGCTCTCCGGCCGCAAGGCACCACTGCGCCAGCGAGCTGGCCGGCACCCACGCCCAGTGATGGAGCACCATGACATATCCCTCGCCGGCGCGTCTCTGCACATCTTCCCGCTCGCCGGTGATGAGCAGTTCCATATCCCCCCGTAGGCCAAACCGCGCCAGGTGGCCGGCTATCGGCACCGCCACCCAGGCCCCTGGGCCGGCATGGGCGTTCAACCACTCCACGCCGTCCTTGTACGACTGCCCCCAGTAGTCCAGGGGAAAGGAGCTGGCCGCGCCGCGCACGCCGCCGGCCAGCTCGTTGAAAAAGGCCCCCTCGTAAGGATGCAGGCCGGCCAGCGCCAGCGCCTGTGGAAGCATCAGCGCCGACAGGAGCAGGACGGCCAGCACATTCCGCCCGACCGCCAGCCGGCGCGTCAGCCATTCCCAGCACCAACCGGCGCCCAGGCCGGCCAACAGGCACCAGGCCGGCAGTAATTCCATAATTTGGCGCAGTCCATCGTACACCACCATGCCCGGCAGGCTGACCCGGCCCAGCGTCACCAGGAACCATATCAGCCACAGCGGGGCCGCCGTATCCTCTCTGCGGAGCATGGAGCGGCCGGCCCGTACCAGCCCCAGCATGCCCAGCGCCAGCGTCCCCAGCGGAGCGGTGAGCGCCAGGTAGGCCGATGCATAATACCACGGCAGGTCCACGCCGGCGGTGTACAGCCGGCCGGCGAAATAGACCGGCGCGCCCCGCCCCGCAGTGGCGAAGTACCGCAGTACGGCGTAGAGCCGGCGCAGAGGATCGGCCCACAGATAGGGCCAGAGCACCATCAGCACGACGCCGGCCACCGCCGCTATCCCCACCAGCGCCGCCGCCAGGCTTCGCCAGGGGACTGCCCCTCCCTTTGGGCGCCGGCCTGCCAGCGCCGGCGCATAGAGCCACACCAGCCACAGCAGGATAATAGGAGCGATGAACAGCGCATTGGCCTTGGTGGCCAAACCCAGGCCCGCCGTACCGCCGGCCAACAGCACCCATTTCCATTTCACCTTGCCAACCTGCCCGAAGGCCCGCCAGCCGGCCCACAGCGACGCCGCGAAGAGCGCCGCCATGGGCACGTCCTTGATGTTGTTATGGGCATGCGCCCAGTACAGCGGGAACGCCGCCAGCATCAGCGCCGCCGGCAGGGCCTCGCTCAGCCGGCGCCGGCGCTCCCAGGCAAAGCGGAACGTGACCCACACCCCCAGCGCGCCGAACAGCGGTATGGCCGCATGATGGGCGGTGATGGGGTCGAGCCAGCCGGCCCGTTCGTGCAGTGCCCATGCCCCTATCGCGGAGACGGTGTTCGCAAAGGGCGGATACCGCTCCTGCCGGCCAATGGTATAGACGTAGAAATAGGGTTTCTGGTCCGCCTCCGCCCACTGATTTTTCAGCCCCTCGAAATCCAGCCAGCGCGCCTCCCCCGTGCGCCAGAACTGCCAGTACAGCTCGCCGGCCAGGAAATTCTCCGGTTCATCCCAGGTGATGCCGTACTGTCCCAGGGTGAGCCAGCCGGCCGCCAGGAAAACGGCGGCCAGCAGTAGGCCCAGCCAGCCGGCGGTT
It encodes:
- a CDS encoding glycosyltransferase family 39 protein; the encoded protein is MRRGRTAGWLGLLLAAVFLAAGWLTLGQYGITWDEPENFLAGELYWQFWRTGEARWLDFEGLKNQWAEADQKPYFYVYTIGRQERYPPFANTVSAIGAWALHERAGWLDPITAHHAAIPLFGALGVWVTFRFAWERRRRLSEALPAALMLAAFPLYWAHAHNNIKDVPMAALFAASLWAGWRAFGQVGKVKWKWVLLAGGTAGLGLATKANALFIAPIILLWLVWLYAPALAGRRPKGGAVPWRSLAAALVGIAAVAGVVLMVLWPYLWADPLRRLYAVLRYFATAGRGAPVYFAGRLYTAGVDLPWYYASAYLALTAPLGTLALGMLGLVRAGRSMLRREDTAAPLWLIWFLVTLGRVSLPGMVVYDGLRQIMELLPAWCLLAGLGAGWCWEWLTRRLAVGRNVLAVLLLSALMLPQALALAGLHPYEGAFFNELAGGVRGAASSFPLDYWGQSYKDGVEWLNAHAGPGAWVAVPIAGHLARFGLRGDMELLITGEREDVQRRAGEGYVMVLHHWAWVPASSLAQWCLAAGEPAYVLERAGAGLLSIYRWPCAERTPHDE